One part of the Desulfonema ishimotonii genome encodes these proteins:
- a CDS encoding MBL fold metallo-hydrolase, with protein sequence MKRKRLKPIRLSLFTFFCILFICVSAYGGAIKDTESASHVDTAATQVSIASYDFDGVKILQFNLSVLSHYSYMVISGKDALVVDPDRDIQVYIDTAKKEGWNIRGVFLTHSHADFVAGHTEFSKTLGCPVYQNKDSGALYKIVELSDDQIIDWGEIKIKFLATPGHTPDGMCALVFSKSDTSVPKAILTGDTLFVGSIGRPDLMGGTMAAATLAAMSFNSWNTKLSKLDDKVVVLPAHGAGSLCGAHLRDEPSSTIGMERSTNPYILHKGKNDFITAVLEGLPEAPQYFKHNAKMNREGPLPVSWDEKVSPPPAYNQSLSDISKFYIVDLRDAKSFAAGHIPNAVNIGLRGRLETWVGIMVPWGSELILCGSDEEIKEAAFRLHRVGYTVKGALTFEKWEAAIQQIYKNESVSPLELHKRITENAGPMIIDVRLPNEWMGLRIGNVVNMPLNRLSELSSKLDPGEPVVTVCNSAYRSSLGIGLLERKGFTKVASMEGGGEAWIAAGLPVIQPVGPGSVSAVPRNLVKLPDRIDPSELKRMLMDLPGTFDLVDIRPPDHFKDYNLPGSRNVDIGDLITNPAYLMSAGPLVIVDRDGSLAMAAGGVLSQKTDRPIKVLFGGLDSYWKKADMGEPVKAVPISPSTPGTPKPLPAEPSQTVPQKPETPKKKSAGC encoded by the coding sequence CCTATCAGACTTTCTTTGTTTACATTCTTTTGTATCCTTTTCATATGTGTATCTGCTTATGGAGGGGCAATAAAGGATACGGAATCCGCTTCACACGTTGATACGGCTGCGACCCAGGTCAGCATTGCCAGCTATGATTTTGACGGGGTAAAAATTCTTCAGTTCAATCTTTCCGTTCTCTCACACTATTCATATATGGTAATCAGCGGGAAAGATGCCCTTGTGGTGGATCCGGACCGTGATATTCAGGTATATATCGACACAGCAAAAAAAGAGGGATGGAATATAAGAGGGGTTTTTCTCACTCATTCCCATGCTGATTTTGTGGCAGGTCATACGGAATTTTCTAAAACCTTGGGCTGTCCAGTTTATCAAAACAAGGATAGCGGCGCGCTTTATAAGATCGTTGAATTATCTGACGATCAGATTATAGACTGGGGGGAAATCAAAATCAAATTCTTAGCGACTCCGGGTCACACGCCAGACGGCATGTGCGCTCTGGTTTTCAGTAAGAGCGACACCTCTGTTCCAAAGGCTATTTTAACCGGAGATACGCTCTTTGTCGGTTCCATAGGCAGGCCGGATCTGATGGGGGGAACAATGGCTGCGGCAACCCTTGCCGCCATGAGTTTTAATAGCTGGAACACAAAGTTATCCAAACTGGATGATAAAGTGGTCGTGCTGCCTGCTCACGGTGCCGGATCGCTCTGCGGTGCACACCTGCGTGACGAGCCATCTTCAACAATCGGTATGGAAAGGTCAACCAATCCCTATATCCTGCATAAAGGTAAGAATGATTTCATAACCGCAGTTCTGGAGGGACTGCCTGAAGCGCCGCAATATTTCAAGCATAATGCAAAAATGAATCGCGAAGGCCCGCTGCCGGTTTCATGGGATGAAAAAGTGTCTCCACCCCCGGCATACAATCAGTCCCTTTCGGATATTTCAAAATTTTACATTGTCGACTTACGGGATGCTAAAAGTTTTGCCGCAGGCCATATCCCCAATGCGGTTAATATTGGTCTGCGCGGAAGACTGGAGACCTGGGTGGGTATTATGGTACCTTGGGGAAGCGAACTCATTCTCTGCGGAAGCGATGAGGAAATCAAAGAAGCCGCTTTCCGGTTACACCGGGTAGGCTATACGGTAAAAGGTGCCCTGACATTTGAAAAATGGGAAGCAGCCATTCAGCAGATCTATAAAAACGAATCTGTTTCTCCACTGGAACTTCATAAGCGCATTACGGAAAATGCAGGTCCTATGATTATAGATGTCAGGTTGCCGAATGAATGGATGGGGCTGCGGATTGGCAATGTTGTCAATATGCCGCTTAACCGGTTAAGTGAGCTGTCCTCCAAGCTGGATCCAGGTGAACCGGTGGTCACGGTATGTAACTCAGCCTACCGCAGCAGCCTGGGAATAGGCCTGCTTGAGCGTAAAGGTTTTACAAAAGTTGCCAGTATGGAAGGCGGTGGTGAAGCCTGGATCGCAGCCGGGCTTCCGGTGATTCAACCGGTAGGTCCTGGTTCGGTTTCAGCAGTACCACGAAATCTGGTAAAATTGCCTGACCGGATTGATCCTTCGGAACTCAAACGTATGCTGATGGATCTGCCGGGAACCTTTGACCTCGTTGATATTCGGCCTCCAGATCATTTTAAGGATTATAACCTGCCAGGGTCCCGCAATGTGGATATCGGCGACCTCATAACCAATCCCGCCTATCTCATGTCTGCCGGTCCTCTGGTAATCGTGGACCGTGACGGCTCTTTGGCCATGGCTGCCGGAGGTGTACTTTCTCAAAAAACCGACCGACCGATAAAGGTTCTGTTTGGCGGGTTGGATTCCTACTGGAAAAAGGCTGATATGGGGGAACCGGTTAAGGCCGTTCCTATTTCGCCGAGCACACCGGGAACACCGAAACCGTTGCCTGCCGAACCTTCACAAACTGTTCCGCAAAAACCTGAAACTCCCAAAAAGAAAAGTGCGGGGTGCTGA
- a CDS encoding YeeE/YedE thiosulfate transporter family protein, which yields MDNQINEKANPDKGYMNPYYAGTLLGIVLLLSYLILGVGLGASSGTARLGAYLELSIAPARTLACEYFGSWGAQPLSYYLVFMLAGVFLGGLISAILSDRCEIQIEKGAGCSSKKRLLFSLSGGILAGFASRLANGCTSGQALSGSAVLLTGSLIFLICIFIGGYMAAWFVRRQWHD from the coding sequence ATGGATAATCAAATCAATGAAAAAGCAAACCCTGACAAAGGGTATATGAACCCGTATTATGCCGGCACCTTACTGGGAATTGTCCTCTTGCTTTCCTATTTAATACTTGGCGTGGGTTTGGGTGCATCTTCGGGCACTGCGCGATTAGGGGCATATCTGGAACTGTCCATAGCTCCGGCAAGAACTCTGGCTTGTGAATATTTTGGTAGTTGGGGCGCGCAGCCATTAAGCTATTATCTTGTTTTTATGCTGGCAGGGGTTTTTCTGGGCGGATTGATTTCAGCCATTTTAAGTGATCGTTGCGAAATTCAGATAGAAAAAGGTGCCGGATGTTCATCAAAAAAACGTCTCTTGTTTTCTTTAAGCGGCGGTATTCTGGCAGGTTTCGCCAGCCGTCTGGCTAATGGCTGCACATCAGGACAGGCATTATCAGGCAGCGCTGTACTTTTAACAGGCAGTTTGATCTTCCTTATCTGTATCTTTATCGGCGGATACATGGCTGCCTGGTTTGTAAGGAGGCAATGGCATGATTAA
- a CDS encoding DUF6691 family protein, which translates to MINTFFNSGSLDTPASFIVSLIIGIAFGAVLERAGFGSSRRLSGIFYFRDMAVLKVMFTAVIVSMLGISFAKAFGWVTVENVFFLNTIYAAQILGGLIFGVGFVMSGWCPGTGAVGLASGRIDALVFLIGAVIGGMVYNEAYPLMSKLQTPDQGILFVYDSLGVSEGSFGFVMILIALGCFWGAEYIEKNQGLDSQWGKKFLKIFSVVLIGGGVGLLAIPGNQANSGHDAVIPLSENKVLEDIHTGKDHIEPQELADRLIAGDQSIKLVDIRTAEEFNRFHLRSASNIQLVDLVKTLEPKKDKGLIILYSNGMTHPAQARDSMFRSGFNNVYFLTDGLEGFLNSCLKPVSLRSEPVPPLMATKINAWRAYFLEPVTSTANASKPPTSQEDVSSVPLNLPGIVDTEWLNENLEKPEIKIIDLRSQPEYNSGHIPGSLSLNLESFRGLVQGNPSCLLPQSMLSDHFSMMGISPDDMLVIVCTEKFQDATLIGMACERLQHERYAILRGGFPKWKTENRPQNTILPQVTPSKYPVPNQPDTFTAEAGDVLALIGKPRSIIIDVRPEDYFTGKKKDEARGGHIPGAINLPFSEDIEKFESFSAFKPVNDLENRYKKVSLDKATPIIVHCRTGHQASQTYFILVRLLGYTNIKWYDAGWTEWAAKQQLPVE; encoded by the coding sequence ATGATTAATACTTTTTTTAATAGTGGTTCTTTGGATACACCTGCCTCTTTTATTGTCAGCCTGATTATCGGTATCGCCTTCGGTGCAGTTTTGGAAAGAGCCGGTTTCGGCAGTTCAAGACGGCTATCTGGGATATTTTATTTCAGGGATATGGCAGTACTGAAGGTCATGTTCACAGCCGTAATAGTATCTATGCTGGGAATCAGCTTTGCAAAAGCATTTGGCTGGGTAACGGTCGAAAATGTGTTTTTTTTGAATACCATTTATGCTGCACAGATTTTGGGCGGGCTGATTTTCGGCGTAGGCTTTGTCATGAGCGGCTGGTGCCCGGGTACGGGTGCCGTAGGGCTGGCTTCCGGCCGCATAGATGCTCTGGTTTTTCTCATAGGAGCCGTAATTGGCGGGATGGTTTACAATGAAGCCTATCCCCTGATGAGTAAACTCCAAACCCCAGACCAGGGTATTCTTTTTGTTTACGACTCATTAGGCGTTTCCGAGGGGAGTTTCGGCTTTGTCATGATCCTGATTGCTTTAGGATGCTTTTGGGGAGCAGAATATATAGAAAAAAACCAGGGTCTTGACAGCCAATGGGGCAAAAAGTTTCTCAAGATATTCAGTGTTGTTCTGATAGGCGGGGGCGTCGGTTTGCTTGCCATTCCGGGCAACCAGGCAAATTCCGGACACGATGCAGTAATCCCTTTGAGTGAAAACAAGGTGCTTGAAGACATTCATACCGGCAAAGACCATATTGAGCCGCAGGAATTGGCAGATCGCCTGATAGCTGGTGACCAATCAATCAAACTGGTCGATATACGCACAGCAGAGGAATTTAACAGATTCCACCTCCGGTCGGCATCAAACATTCAGCTTGTTGATTTAGTAAAAACATTGGAACCAAAAAAGGATAAGGGACTGATTATTCTTTATTCAAATGGAATGACTCATCCGGCCCAGGCGCGCGACAGTATGTTTCGTTCCGGTTTCAACAATGTCTATTTTCTCACAGACGGGCTGGAAGGCTTTTTAAATTCGTGCCTGAAACCGGTATCACTTAGATCGGAACCTGTGCCTCCTCTTATGGCAACAAAAATTAATGCCTGGCGCGCGTACTTTCTCGAGCCGGTAACAAGCACAGCAAATGCGTCAAAGCCTCCAACTTCACAGGAAGATGTTTCCAGCGTGCCATTGAATCTTCCGGGCATTGTTGACACAGAATGGTTAAACGAGAATCTGGAAAAACCGGAAATTAAAATTATTGATCTCAGATCCCAACCTGAATATAATTCAGGCCATATTCCAGGCTCGTTGAGCCTTAACCTCGAAAGTTTCAGGGGCTTGGTTCAGGGCAACCCATCGTGCTTACTGCCCCAGTCCATGCTGTCCGATCATTTTTCTATGATGGGGATTTCTCCTGACGACATGCTTGTCATTGTCTGTACCGAGAAGTTCCAGGATGCCACCTTGATTGGCATGGCCTGCGAACGTCTGCAACATGAGCGCTATGCAATATTAAGAGGCGGATTCCCGAAATGGAAAACGGAAAATCGTCCTCAGAATACCATCCTGCCGCAGGTAACGCCAAGTAAATACCCGGTTCCAAATCAGCCAGATACTTTTACGGCTGAAGCCGGGGATGTTTTGGCGCTTATAGGAAAACCGAGATCAATTATCATAGATGTCCGTCCGGAAGATTATTTTACCGGAAAGAAAAAAGATGAAGCCCGGGGCGGCCATATTCCAGGTGCAATAAATCTGCCTTTTTCCGAAGATATCGAAAAATTTGAAAGCTTCAGTGCTTTTAAACCAGTAAACGATTTAGAGAATAGATATAAGAAGGTTAGTCTGGACAAGGCCACGCCGATTATCGTTCATTGCCGCACAGGTCATCAGGCCAGCCAGACATATTTCATTTTGGTTCGCCTGTTAGGCTACACAAACATTAAGTGGTATGATGCCGGTTGGACTGAGTGGGCAGCAAAACAGCAATTGCCGGTTGAATAA